The Methanothrix sp. DNA window TCATATATTTCACTTCTTATTCGACTCGAGAAGAGCCGCTCTGCCACAAAAACATCTCAACAAAATCAATTGAATCGATGTAATGCAGCACTCCAAGCAAGGGCAACCCAGTATATATAGTTATCCCCAGGATCGCGCTGGTGTTGGGTCCTGAAGCTATTTCGCGTCACATCCAACGCCATAGGTCGTGTACTCGATTCATTGGATCCACAACGCTCAATCCAGACTCATGGAACATCTCGCTCATAGCTGTTGATTACAGCAGGTTCACTCAGCTATTCGAGTCTCCGACCCTGCGATCTACTGCGATATGTGATTCGCAGCGACTCTGTCAGTACCCCATGCAACCCTGTGAGATCCATCTGGAATCATGTGAGAGCATGCTTTCTGGACTGCATTTTCAGTTATTCGATCCTGAGGAACTCCAAGTGATCCGAGACCATAAAGGTAAGGACTGATGGCACAGCGCATATATGACGCCATGAGCAGTCAGTGGATTTTTCCAAAAATTACTTATCATGGTCCGCGCAGCTACAGATACGATGGATGTCTCCTTCTCATCGTGGAAGCTCGCAAATGAGAACAAAGGCCCACTTCCGCTCAGCGGAGATAGCTTTTCGTTCCTGTTTGACAGGAGGTACACGAACAGGCTCAACAGGATGAGCCGGGTATTCTTCGAGGCCTATGCGAAGGCGACTGCAGAGCTCGCCGTATCAGAGGACCGTTTCCCCAGCCTGAGCGAGGTCGAGGCGAAGATGGAGAGCGGGGCAGTCTATGCCTTCAAAGACAGACTCATGAAGAACACCCAGTTCTTCGATGAGGTGAAGATCTCAGGTGTCTCATACCTCGTTCCGAGAGCATATCATTTCGTGGACTCATCCGGCATATACACCGATCTGATCTTCGATTTCGAGAAGGGATCGGTCACGCTGCCAAGCCGGCGGAAGGTTCCACTTCTGAAGGACAGGACTGAGATCAGAGAGCCACAGGCAGGGGAGACGGCCGGAGAGGAGAAGAGGGCTCCAGAGCGAGAGGTGGAGCCGGCCGGGATGGAGGTGCCAGGGGGCAAGCCCGCTGCAGAGGAGATCCCAGAAGCGGAGGAGGCGGCGCCCGTGGGGCCTGCAGAGCCGTCTGAAATGCAAGCCCCTCCCAGACATGATGTTGCTGAGGCACTTTACATGGAGGAGGCCGCGGAGCCATCTGAAAGAACACACCCCCCGATACCACCGGTGCCCCAGGCCACTCCTGGGGAGAAGGCCGGGGCTGAGGAGGAGATAGCTGCTGAGAAGGGGCCCGGATACTCACGGACTCAGATCGGCATCCTCCTGGCGGCTCTGCTCATCGCGGCCGGAATCGGTGTCTTTTTCATTTACTCGCCATTTCTCGCCCCAGCCCAGATAGATCACGTGATGTATGCCGCGTACATCTCGAACAGCACAAACGAGAGCATACTCAACTTCGATATCGAGAACTCGGCTGGCATACAGCATGAGGTGGAGCTGATCCTGCCGGAGAACATCGACAGATCCGTAATCGCCAGGGGCGGCACTGTGACCGTGTCCCACTACAGAGGTACTGTCGTCAGGATGTCATCATCCGGCGACTCAAGCATAAAGGTGTACCTCTCAGACAGGAGAGATTATGTTCCGGTCGTGCTGAGCGTATCGGTGCCAGAGGGCTACGACTCAGGCATAGTGGTACATGGCAGGAGCTATGAGGTAATCAAAAAGGACAGAGAGCTCGAGCTCCGACTGAACGTCACATCCGAGAGGGTGGAGTTTGACCAGAGCTACATGCGAACGCGATAGGCTTGCTGTGGTGGTCGGGAGCTCTGAGGCATCCAGTGCCATCGGAATGCTCCGGGAGAGGGGGCTGCTCGATAAGCGCAGGAAGATCGTGCGCAGGGGAGAGCTGGTTGAGATCCCTGTACTGAAGGAGATTGCAGGGATGCAGATCGTCGAGCAGCAATCCCCGGAGAACTATATCAAAATGCCGGAGCTCTCAGACCTCCTGGATGGATCGATTCCAGAGCCACTCAAGAAACTCCTCCCGAGGGGGTGGTTCATACTGGGAGACACGATAATCGTCAGGATCCATCCCGATCTCTCGGAGCACAAGCGGATGATAGGTGCCGCTCTTCTCAGGCTCTATCCGAGATGCAGATGTGTTCTTGCGGATCAAGGGGTCAGAGGCCAGTTCAGGGAGCCATGCAGGGAGGTCATCGCAGGGACACCTGCGGAGACGATCCACAGGGAGAACGGAGTTCTCTTCAAGCTCGATCCGATGAGAATAATGTTCTCGCAGGGCAACGTGAAGGAGAGGATGCGGATGGCCTCTCTCGGTAAAGATGAGATCGTTGTTGACATGTTCGCTGGAATAGGCTACTTCTCCCTGCCGATGGCAGTGCACTCGAGACCGTCGAGGATCACAGCAATCGAGATTAATCCGCTCGCTCACAGATATCTGGTGGAGAACATCAGGCTGAATCACGTTGAGGATATCGTCGAGCCGGTGCTTGGAGACTGCGCTGTTCTGACACCTGAAGGAGACGCGAACAGGGTCATAATGGGCATGGTGGGGATAACCGACAGATACCTGAGGAAGGGAATAGAGGCATTGAGACCCGGCGGTATCCTGCACTACCATCAGAACGTGCCCGCGTGGCAGTATCCCGACGCTCTGATAAAACCACCTGTGCATGCTGCAGCGTTTCTGGGGAGATATGCAGAGCCTCTCGGATGCCACAAAATCAAAAAGTATGCCCCGGGGATCATACACGGCGTCGCAGACATAAGGATATGCTGATCGCCAATATGCATCTGCTTGAAGCAGAAGCACCAGTTTGGCATGCGATCTTGCGAATGAGCGAGTGCTTCAAGCAACGTCTGCTATTCGCTCATGAGGAAGCCTTCAATGCCCCTGCACTCCAGGTCTGCAACCTGAAGTTTAGATAATGGAATCACAGCATCCTGGAGACGGCGCAGCTCTTCACCCCGCATATTCCGATCATCTCACACGAATCGCATTTCTCGTTCCTCACATCAGGCATCTCTCCATCGCGTATCTTGCGCACACGGTCCCTCACCCAGAGCGCCCTCGATCTGTCCAGGCCTCTGATGCGCACGCGTCTTATCTCCCCCTCACGCACGTACTCAACCTGCCCCGTGGATACCTCAACCCCAAAGCGCTCTTCGAGGAGCATGGCGTACCCAGCGAGCTGTATCCTGTCCCTCCTCCACACCCCCTCTCCTGGCGGTCTCCCGGTGCGGACCAGTGATGGAATCATCTGAGCATCTCCGCCCAGCAGCATTCCCAGCAGCCCCCGCCGTTCTGGCTCAGGCCTGACCAGCCTGTCCAGAATCCCGGAGAGGCCCAGCCGCTCTGAGCGCAGCTCCACCTCGATATCACATGGTGTTACGAGCTCCCGTGGAACAGATGCGATCCTGGAGATGGATCCCCTCATGCTATCGATGGATCTGATGACATCTTCCTCTGGGATTCTGTGGACCGTAGCCACATCCTGCACGACCTTTGAGAGATCCCCGCGCAGATCCTCTGGTGCTGAGTAAAGCGCGAGATGGCGGAGAAGCGTGCGCCCTCTATCAGCTCTGAAGCATTCTCTGCCCATCGACTCCAGATAGACAAGCATCGGGCACCTCAGGTAAAGCCCTATATCGTGAATCCTGACGAACATGAGCTCACAGCCTGAACATCGCCCTGAAGCTCTTGGACCCCATCTCTCCCTTTCTGCTGATGGACGTCATTCCATCCGGACCACTGAGGCTATCTGAAGACACGTGCGGGGCGTTTCCGGTGGCGTTCGGCGCCGGTGGAAGCGACGATGAGATGTTGCCCTCGTCAATGCGTGGCTCAGGCGCCTCCAGCGATGAGGGCATGCTGCTCCAGAGTGGGATCCTGAAGCTGGCGACGAAGAGATCCTCCTGCTCAAGATCCCCTGCGGGTATCATGCCGATAACCACGCATTCATCCCCACTGCACGCAACAGATGTCGCTATGCCCCTGCCCAGATTGTATGATGTCAGCGGCACCCCGTTAGGATCCGTGACAACAAGCATCATGCTCCAGTCGTTTGTTGGCCCGCTTCTTCCAGCTATGACATAGCCATCATCGGACTCTGCGACCGCCATGCCCACCTGGTCCCCCTCGCCTCCAAAGCTCCTCCACCACAGGAGATCGCCCTGCGGTGATATCCTGGCGAGCAGCATGTCCTTGTCCCCTCTTTTCGTCTCTGTTCTTCCTGCCAGAACAAAACCATCCCCGGATGATATCATCGAGAGCGCTGCATCGCTCCCCGTACCCCCAAAAGACCTGTTCCAGATCTCTGATCCCAGATGATTCACCATGACGATATACACATTCTCATTGCCTGCGTCTGTCCCATACCCGGCGGCTATGTACCCGAAGGCTGTGCGCTCCACCGAGAATCCGACATCATCCTGAGATCGGCCGAAGGCCTTCGACCAGAGAACCCTTCCATCCCGATCCAGCCTGATCATCCAGAGATCCTTGCCGCCCGCGCCAAATGATCTGGTCGATCCGGCTATCACAAAACCATCACCCGTGTCCCTGACAGACCATCCAGCCTCGCCATCTGTGATGAAACCACCCAGCACCCTGTCCCAGAGGAGATCTCCTCTCTCATCGAGCCGCAGCACCCAGAGCTTCTCGCCCCCGGGGCCGAAGGAGTCGGTGGTGCCGACTGCGATGAAGCCGCCGCCCTCCACCTCATCTATCCCGTAGCCCATATCATCGCCAGGGCCGCCGTATGTCTTGGCCCATTCGATCTCCCCGCGGCTGTTGAGCTTCAACACCCACAGATCCGTATCGTTCCTGACAGTGTACCCAATAACTGCATATCCACCGTCGCTCGTTTCCCTCAGAGACCACCCACCATCTGAGTACGGCCCACCGTAAATATGCATCCAG harbors:
- a CDS encoding class I SAM-dependent methyltransferase family protein, coding for MTRATCERDRLAVVVGSSEASSAIGMLRERGLLDKRRKIVRRGELVEIPVLKEIAGMQIVEQQSPENYIKMPELSDLLDGSIPEPLKKLLPRGWFILGDTIIVRIHPDLSEHKRMIGAALLRLYPRCRCVLADQGVRGQFREPCREVIAGTPAETIHRENGVLFKLDPMRIMFSQGNVKERMRMASLGKDEIVVDMFAGIGYFSLPMAVHSRPSRITAIEINPLAHRYLVENIRLNHVEDIVEPVLGDCAVLTPEGDANRVIMGMVGITDRYLRKGIEALRPGGILHYHQNVPAWQYPDALIKPPVHAAAFLGRYAEPLGCHKIKKYAPGIIHGVADIRIC
- a CDS encoding Dna2/Cas4 domain-containing protein — translated: MFVRIHDIGLYLRCPMLVYLESMGRECFRADRGRTLLRHLALYSAPEDLRGDLSKVVQDVATVHRIPEEDVIRSIDSMRGSISRIASVPRELVTPCDIEVELRSERLGLSGILDRLVRPEPERRGLLGMLLGGDAQMIPSLVRTGRPPGEGVWRRDRIQLAGYAMLLEERFGVEVSTGQVEYVREGEIRRVRIRGLDRSRALWVRDRVRKIRDGEMPDVRNEKCDSCEMIGICGVKSCAVSRML